The Solibacillus isronensis sequence TTTGATCATCTATTTTTACCGCTCCCTCCGTTACATCATAGAAGCGCGGGATTAAGCTGACGATTGTCGATTTCCCCCCGCCGCTCATACCTACGAAAGCAACAGTTTGTCCAGGTTCAATTGTGAAGTCCACTTCATTTAAAATTGTGTTGCCACCTTTATCATACTTGAATGTAACTCGATCAAATTGAAGCTTCCCTTTTGCTGCGGGTAACACCATCGCGTTAGCCTTATTTTGAACTTCATATTTCTCATCCATCAGTTCAAACATGCGGTCCATTGAGGCAATTGACTGAGTCAATGTTGTCGACGAGCTCACTAATCGGCGAAGCGGTCCATACAGGCGTTCAATATAAGCATAGAATGCAACAAGTACACCGATAGATAAATCCCCTTGTAAATATTGATAACCTGCATAACCAATCACGATCAGCGGCGCCATATCCGTAATGGTATTAACGACAGCAAAAGATTTGGCATTCCAGCGTGAATGGTCCAGCGCTTTATTAAGAAACTCTCCATTCGTTTCATCGAAAATCTTCTGCTCGTGCTTTTCCAATGTAAAACTTTTAATGATGCTCATACCGGCTACACGCTCATGTAAATAACTTTGAACGCCTGCCAAAGCCTGTGACCGTTCCTTCGTTAAGCTGCGAAGTCTTCCGAAGAAATACTTTACACTAAATGCATAAAACGGCAGTGCAATAAGCGATACAAGTGTCAACTTAACATCCATTGCAAACATAACACCGATTACGATTAAAATCGTCGCTAAATCGAGCCATAAGTTCATCAATCCGGTCATAACAAAGTTTTTTGTTTGCTCAACATCATTGATGACTCGTGAAATTACTTCTCCGGCCCGCGTATTCGCATAATACTTTAAGCTTAACTTTTGTAAGTGGCCATACAATTCTTTACGTATATCAAACAAAATATTGTTACTCAAGTTTTGCGCAAAGTATTGGCGGTAATATTCAATTGGTGGTCGAATAACAAAAAACAATACGAGTGCAATTCCGATCCAAGTAAATAATTGGCTTGTTTTTTCTTCTGTAGACATACCATCATTTAATAATATATCATCGATAATTATTTGCAGGAGCCATGGTAAAAATAACGGAATCGCAAATTTAAGTATGCCGATTACGATTGTTAAGAATAAAAGCAGTTTATACGGCTTGACGAACCGCATATAACGTTTAATACTATCCAATGCAAAAAACACTTCCCCTCAGAAATTTTGCAACAGCAATTATCATAACATAATTCCCCATTAAACATTTACACATGTACTTTACCCAAAAGAAAAACACAAGCAACCTAAAAAAGTTACTTGTGTCTCCTCTACTCTTTATTTGCTTCAATTTCACTTAATAAAATATACCGATTTGTCCACGACTCTATGAAGTCCGGAGCGAATGGTCCACGGCGTTGTTCAATCCAGCTAACCAATGTTTTAACATTCCGCTGTAAAATTTTATCTATGACTTCAGGGTAGTTCATTTCCAACCTATGCTGCTCATACTCATCTTCATCCAATAATGCATGACTCATATCAGGAAACACTTTTACATCCAAATCATAGTCAATATATTTTAAGCAGTTGTTATCAAACACAAACGGAGAACTGATGTTGCAATAGTAATACACCCCGTCATCCCGCAACATACAAATAATATTGAACCAATGCTCTGCATGAAAGTAACAAATCGAGGGCTCACGTGTCAGCCAGGTGCGACCATCTGATTCAGTAACAAGTGTTTTTTCATTTGCACCGATAATAATATTTTTTGTTGCTTTCAATACCATCGTTTCTTGCCAGACACGGTGGATATTACCATTGTGCTTATAACTATGTATTTGGATTTTTTCTCCTTCAACCGGTAATGCCATCATAAAGCCCACCTTTTCGTCTTAGCTAAAAATTCTAGCAGTCTTTATTGTATTATAACAATGCTTTGGCAAAACTTGTAGTTCGAATGCAATTATTTTCAATTTTGCGTGAAAATTATTGCGAATCCTTAATAGTTGCACATATTAAAACAAAGTATCAATAAGTTTAGCTTCTTTCTATGATTTCCCCGCTAATCCTTTTTAAAACAAAAAAGATGCTCTGAAAGTTTGCACTTTCAGAACATCTTTCTGCACTTCATTAGAAGTTGTTTTTGTTACGCTTCGCGAATTGTGCGTTACGCTGCTCTTGTTCGCGTTGCTGTTTTTGGTTTTGTTGTTGAACTTCATTGAAGTTTTCGTCTTGACCGAATTCTTCAAGGTTGTTGTTTTGTCGGTTGTTTTGACTATTATTTTGTTTTTGATTTTGGTTTTGGTTTTGCTGGTTGAACTCGTTGAAGTTTAGTTCTTGACCAAACTCTTCAAAGTTGTTCTGTTGGTTGTTACGTTGGTTTTGGTTTTGTTGATTATTACGGTTTTGCTGATTATTACGGTTTTGGTTTTGTTCATTGCGACTCATCTTTTGTCACCTCCATGACCTTTATTGTGGTCCGGTGATAAAAGAATTATGCATTGATTTTCCCCCAGATTTTTAACATCGGCACAGGCATTGGTAAATTGGCAATTTGCTCCTTTGTAAAGAAAGCCGTATTTTCCGGATTTTCATTCACTTCAAGTGCATCAACTAAATAGCTGTCAATATGCCATTTCAAATGAGAAAACACATGTTTAAAACTTAAAATTGGTTCTTTAAAATTGGGCTCCAAAGTTACGTTATATTGTTTTTCCAAGTTGGTTAAACTATTTTCATCTGCATGTCGTTCAATCATGATAAATTGCCACATATTTGCGAGCAGACCATCTGCCGGACGCTTCTCCATTAAATAGCGACCTTCTTTATCACGAATAATATAAACATCATATTCCATATTTTTTGTTTTCAGCTTTTTGGATTTAACCGGTAAGCTAGATGGGTCGCCTTCATGGAATGCTGTGCAATAATCACGCACTGGACATAATAAGCATTTTGGTGAAGTCGGTGTACAAATCAACGCACCAAGCTCCATCAGTCCTTGATTAAACGCAGATGTATTTTCAGGGTCAATCAGCTCCGTAACAGCTTGTTCAAAAATTTTCTTTGTTTTCGGTAAAGCGATATCTGCATCAATATTTAATACACGACTTAGTACACGCATAACATTTCCATCTACAGCATGCTCCGGCTTTCCGTAAGCAATACTTAATATTGCACCTGCTGTATAAGGTCCAACACCTTTTAGCTTTGAAATGTCGACGCGGTTATCCGGTACTTTTCCGCCGTAAACTTCGACTACTTCCCGAACACCTGCTTGTAAATTACGGACACGGGAATAATACCCTAGGCCTTCCCACATTTTAAGCAGCTCTTCTTCCGGTGAATAGGCTAAGCTTTCCGCTGTCGGGTATTTTTCTATAAAACGGTTGTAGTATGGGATGACTGTATCAACTCTTGTTTGCTGCAGCATTACTTCAGAAACCCATATTTGATACGGTTCTTTCGTACGACGCCATGGCAAATCTCGTTGTTCTTCCAAAAACCATTGCACTAAAGCCTGGCGAAATTGTTTTGTATATGGATAGTTCACATTGTCCTCCAAAAATTCGATTTTATTTCCTTCAAAAAGGGTATATTATAATGTGGATACTATTGCTAAATTTTTCCGTTCTCGAACGGTGTTAAGATCGAGGGGTTGATACATTTGGATTCAGGCACACATTTCGTCATGGGGATTGCTATTGGAGGCCTAGCACTTGTAGACCCGACTGTCGCAAGTCATTCCATGACCTTTACGGCTGTAATGGCTGGAACGATTATCGGACAACAGGCACCAGATATTGATACGGTTTTAAAACTTCGTAATAATGCGGTTTATATACGCCATCACCGAGGGATTACACATTCAATACCTGCCGTTTTACTATGGCCTCTATTAATAACAGGTGTACTCGCTCTTGTTTTACCTGATGTCCATCTATTCAATGTTTGGCTATGGACACAGATCGCCGTATTTTTACATGTGTTTGTAGATATTTTCAATGCATACGGCACACAAGCATTGCGCCCATTTTCTAAAAAGTGGGTTGCACTCGGTGTTATAAATACATTTGATCCATTTATATTTACGATGCACTGTATCGGTATTTTACTTTGGTTATTAGGGACTGAACCCGTTCTTACATTTACGGTCATGTACATCATTATTTTCTTCTATTATATTTTACGTTTTGCTCTTCAAAAGGCGGTTAAAACTGCTGTCCATCATGAACTGCAGGACGAAGAATTTGTAATTGTTGCTCCAACAATGCGCTTTTTCCATTGGAAAGTCGCTGCTAAATCCAAAACGCACTTTTATGTTGGCCGTGCCTATCGCAGATCCGTCAATATTTACGATAAGTTCGAAATCGAGCCTATCCCAAAGACGGAGCTCGTTGAAAAAGCGATAAAAGATCCAAACTTAGATGCCTTTTTATCGTTTTCACCACTTTACCGGTGGGAAATTTCTGAGCTTGAAAGCGGCGTAACAGAACTACGTTTAATCGATTTACGCTACCGCAGTAACGATCGCTATCCTTTCGTTGCAGTCGCCCATTTAGATGACGAGCTTAACATTGTCAATTCTTATACCGGCTGGATTTTCACAGAAGAAAAATTACAGAAACGACTGCAAATAGGAGCCGGTAATGACTAAATAAAAAGACGGAAAACCACCAGCCACAACTGGTGGTTTTATGTTGCAATCAGCATTGAAGCTACAATTGCCTAATGGTTTTAATTCAATGTATCATCACTGTCATTTAAAAGTTGCGCATATTTCGGATTTTGTGCCGCAAATAAATGAAGCTTATCCCCATAACTTTCAATTAACTGGCTTACTAATTTAGCCGTATATTCCGCGCCGCGATAATCTGCACCGGCCTTGGCAGATGTCGACTCGAAATCGCTGCATAATAATTCCACCCATGTACGGGCACGACCTGCCGGTAATTTAGGATTTTTCACTAATAATTGTTCCGTTAATTTTTGATATAATTCTTCCATGCTACTTCCCTTCTTTCATTGGACGTAATATAGAAACTGGTAATGCTTCTTCAAAACGTTCCGATCCTAATCGGTGTCCCCATGCAAAACGACCTTTTAAATAATCTACCTGGAAAAACTCACCTGGCGATCCGTTCAGACGATAGATTTCACCCGGAATAATTGTTGAAAGATCAACTAAATACGCCTCTGCCATTAATGCTTTACGCTCATATACAGCATACTCATTCACAATTCCCAATTGCTCTGCTTTTCTTGCTCGTTCACGTAAATTTGCAATTTCCTGACGCAATTCCTGTTCAGACATTGAACTATATGTTAATTCATTCATTATGTTGTTGCTCCTTCTGTTCTATATATTCATTAATTTTCTCTATTGGAAAGCCCTTTTGATAAAGTGCCTGTTTAACTTTTTGCCGAAGCTCAGACCCTGTTAATTTGGATGCATATTTGCGCCAAATTTTATCACCTTGAGCTTCTATTAACTCGGACCATTCATCTTCATCGCGGTCTAATGTAATCTGGTCGAGTATTTCTTTAACAATCTCATAGGAATAACCTTTACGCAACAGCACATCCTGGATTTTCTGCTTCACTTGTGCCGGCGTTCTGTTTTTATTGGAACGCACGGCTTTTTCTGCTAATTCCATTGCTAGCTTTAACTGTTCATCATGTTCAAATGTCGCCAATACCTTCTGCTGCAAATTTTTATCAATTCCTTTTTGCATCAGGTCTTGGCGAATTGCTGCCGGTCCTTTTTTTGTCGTACGCTTTCTCGTTTCAAGCAGTGCTTTTGAATAACTTTCATCATTTAAAAAGCCTAAGCCCGTTAATTTATGAATAGCTTCCTGTACAACTGCCTCCCCATGCCCTGCTTTCAGGAGTTTAGTTTTCACTTCATGTTCACTGCGCATTTGGAAGCTTAAAAAGTTAAGCGCTTTGTTGAACGCTTTTGCAATTTCATCTTCATATTGTATTTCATCTATTTCCATCTGCTCAAGTACTTTGCCTTTTTGCAGACCGAACTTAATAAGTGTGCCTTCATCTACGGCAAAAGCATATTTTTCGTTCAAGTATATATTGTAGCGCTCTTGATTGTTTTTTTGACGACCAATTTTTGTAATGATTTGAACTTGCACCGTGTACACCTCACAATAACAATGTACATTCTAGTATACATCTTTTTACTTATAGTTTCATGGAACGGTATACTGATATGAACAAAAAGAAATAAAGGCGGTGTTTGTTATAAAAGTTGCAATTGCAGGCGGTACAGGAATGGTTGGCAGGAGATTGAGTAAGCTATTACTTGAACAAGGTCACGAAGTCATAGTTTTAACGCGGGGAGAGCAGCAAACTGAAAATAACATCCACTATGTGCAATGGTTAAACGACGACTCGACACCGGAGCGCTATGTTGAAAATACGGATGCATTCGTAAATTTAGCTGGTGTCTCGCTAAATGAGGGACGATGGACAGATGAACAAAAACAAAAAATCCTATCAAGCCGTTTGGAATCTACCGAGGAAATCATCCGTATTATACAAAGCGTGAAGTACAAACCGAAAGTACTCATTAATGCGAGTGCTGTTGGTATTTATCCTGTTTCCGAAACAGCTGTTTATACGGAACAAGCGACCGAAAAAGCAGCTGATTTTTTAGGAAGCGTTGTTGCCCAGTGGGAAGAAAAAGCAATGCAGGCTCACCAATTAGGTATCCGCACTTGTTTAACCCGTTTTGGCGTTATTTTGGAAAAAGGTGAAGGAGCACTGCCGATGATGGTACTTCCTTATAAGCTTGGTATTGGCGGTACAATCGGATCAGGCAAACAGTGGCTTAGCTGGATTCATGTAGAAGATGTGGCACGTGCTATTCTTTTTGCAATTGAGAACAATTCATTATCGGGGCCGATTAATTTTACAACACCAAATGTAAAACGTATGAAGCAATTCGGGTATTCAATTAGTAAATCACTAAAGCGTCCACATTGGTTCCCGGTACCAAGCATCGCTTTGAAGCTTGCTCTTGGCGAGAAGAGTATGCTCGTACTGGAAGGTCAGCATGTCGTACCCGAAAAATTATTAAATGCAAATTTCGAATTTAAGTTTGTTTCTGTAGAAGATGCAATTCGTGATCTATATGAATAAAACAATGCTTTTCACGCAACCTACCTTGTAAAAGGAGGTTGCTTTTTCATTGAAAAAACATATTTTAGGGATTAGCTTCGTGTTAGTCGCCACATTTATTTCCTTTATATCTGTGTCTGTTGCAAAAGCCGAGGAATTTCATTGGGGCTTCAAGCCAAGCCGAAATGGCGCACCTGTTGAAATAGGGGAACCGCTTGAGTCTATGTTAAGTAAATACGGTGCCATTTATAAGGGTAATGAAGAAAAGAAAATTGTTTACTTAACATTCGATAACGGCTACGAAAACGGCTATACCGAAAGTATTTTAAATACTTTGCGGGAAGAAAAAGCTCCAGCCACTTTCTTCTTGACCGGTCATTATTTAACTAGCGCGACCGATTTAGTAAAAACGATGGTCAAGGATGGCCATATTATCGGAAATCACTCTTATGGACATCCAAATATGGCGCGTTTGACCCCTGATGGAATGAAGAAGGAATGGAAACAGTTCGATGATAAGTTAAATGAACTGACTGGTGTCAAACGGACTTATTATGCTCGGCCGCCAGAAGGTATCTTTAATGAAGAAGTTCTGAAAGTCGGAAATGAAGCGGGCTATCGCCATATGTTCTGGTCGATCGCTTTTAAAGACTGGCTAAAAGATGAACGACGCGGCGCAAAATATGCTTATGATGCATTGATGAACCAGCTTCATCCAGGCGCCATTATTTTAATGCATACAGTAGCGCAGGATAATGCCGAAGCGTTACCGCAATTTATAAAAGATGCAAAGGCACAAGGTTACACATTCGGCTCATTGGATGATTTGGTGCTTGAATACGAAAACATTTCCCCGTATTAGAAAAGTAGCGTTCCTTTCTTTTCATTGTACTTTCCGTTATACTGTAATGATGAAGAAAAGGAAGTGACTCGCACTAAATTTTGGTGCGAGTTACTCTATTTAAAGGACGTGTAAACTTGAGTGAACTAAAAATGGAAGTCGGGCAAAAGTTCCCGTTAACGATAAAACGCCTTGGCATTAATGGTGAAGGTGTCGGTTTTTATAAACGTAATGTCGTATTCGTAAAAGGTGCGATCCCTGGAGAAGAAGTAACAGTAAAATTAACAAAAGTATCACCGAAATTCGCTGAAGCAGAAATTTTGGCAATACGTAAAGCAAGCGAATTCCGTCAAGAAGCACCTTGTCCTGTATATTCTGAGTGTGGTGGTTGTCAATTACAGCATATGACTTATGACGCGCAGTTAATGAATAAGCGTGATATCGTCGTACAAGCATTCGAAAAATACGCTAAAGAAATCGGACAAACTGTTGAAATCCGCCCAACAATCGGAATGGATAATCCTTGGCATTACCGCAACAAATCTCAGTTCCAAGTACGCAAAGAAGGCAAGCGTGTATATGCAGGTCTATTTGCAGAAGGAACAAATCAGCTTTTAAATATTAATGACTGTCTTGTACAGCATCCTGTTACTTCAAAAATTACAGTTGCTACTCGTAAAATATTACAAAAGCTAAATATCCCGATTTATGATGGGAAAACATTAAACGGATTAGTTCGTACAATTGTTGTTCGTACTGGTATGCGTTCTGGCGAAACACAAGTATGTCTTGTTACAACACGCCGCGAACTTCCGCATAAAGAAGAATTGATTGAACGTATTAAAAAGATTGATCCTTCAATCGTTTCTATTACACAAAACGTCAACCGCGAGAAAACATCATTAATATTTGGTCCAGATACTTATATTTTAGATGGTAAAGACGCGATTCATGAAAAGCTGGGCGAATTTGCATTTGATTTATCGACACGTGCATTTTTCCAGCTTAACCCTGAACAGACAGTACATTTATACAATGAAATTAAAAAAGCTGCGGCACTGACAGGAAAAGAAAATGTTGTCGATGCATACTGTGGTGTTGGTACTATCGGTATGTGGCTTGCAGAAGGTGCTCGCGAAGTACGTGGTATGGATAATGTCGATGAAGCAATTGCTGATGCGAAGTACAATGCCCGTACAAACGATAACCTGCAGCATGTACGTTTCTTCCCAGGCTCTGCAGATAAATGGCTGTTCCGCTGGTCAAAAGAAGATTACCGTCCGGATGTCATTTGTGTGGATCCGCCTCGTACAGGTTTGGAGCCAGGCTTTATTAGAACTGTATTAAAAATCAAACCAAAGCGCTTTGTCTACACATCTTGTAACCCATCAACACTAGCACGTGATCTAAAAGAATTATCAAAGGCTTACAACGTTGAATATATTCAACCAGTCGACATGTTCCCGCAAACAGCACAGGTTGAATGTGTTGTGAAACTGACTTTAAAAAAATAGTAAAACTACACTTAAAGAGCAGCATTTATCTCTGTGAGATAAATGCTGCTTTTCTATACATAAATTGAGTTCAAATCCGGGGACGCTTTCCAGGGGCGTGAGGCCAACAGGATGTTGGTCACAAAAGCGTTGCCACAGGACGTGGTGTTCTTAGCTTTTGTTCCTAGTCTCAGGCTTACGCTAATCCCCTAGGAGTCGCCCCTCCATTCCAATCAATTTAAAAATTCTTTTATAAAATTTTTCCAAGTTTAATTCTATTTTGGTAAAAACTTGCAAATATGATTCAATTGACGCAATATTAAATTAAATATATTCTGGAGGGATCAATTTGGGAAGAATCATTCATTTTGAAATTCATGTAGATGATATGGAACGAGCGAAAAATTTCTATCAAGCTGTTTTTGAATGGAGGTTTGAGGATTATAGTGAATATGCAGGCATGCCGTATTTTGGAGCCATTACTGGCGACGATCAATATCCAGGTATTAATGGTGCTTTAATGCAACGTCAAGGCCCTTCTCCTTCAGAAGGACAGAGTGTTAATTCCGCAGTATGTACTTTAGGCGTAAGCGATTACGATGCAACCGAAGCAAAAATTTTAGCAAATGGCGGCAAAGTAGCATTGCCTAAATATGCATTGCCAGGTATGGCTTGGCAAGGTTATTTCATCGATACCGAAAATAATATTTTTGGTCTTCACCAACCAGATTCGGAAGCAAAATAACATGAAAGCGACGAACCTTTTAAATAGGTTACGTCGCTTTTTTAGTAAATCATTTTAAGAGAACCTCCCCCACTTCTTTACTTTCATGTAAAATAGAAATCGCCAGGAGGTATTAATTATGAAAAACTTTCTATTTGTAGTGATCACTTTTATTATTTCTTATTGGGCAATTGCATCTTTTGCAGGCCTCATCTTCCCAAGCAATGATGAAAATTCAGCTACTTCAGCAAGCTCACTTCAAGCTGCTGTGACATTTGGTGGTGTAAACTATTTAAATGTGTTCATCTACATAATTTTAGCAATGATTATTACAGCAATAGTCTTCTTTTCAGTAAAAAGCAGACGTTCCAATTAAGTGAACGTCCGCTTTTTTATATAGCTATTTTTTTCGATTTACCGAAAAATTGAATCATAACTGCTACAGTCAAAAGCATGAGCGAAATAACAAATAAAAACCCGTTACTCGGAAAAATTTCCAAATATAATCCGCCTAAAAGTGGACCTGTCAAACTGCCTAAACTGAAGAAAATACCACAAAGCAAGTTCCCTGTCGGCAACAGCTCTTTCGGAGTCAAATCGGTCATATATGTGATACCGAGCGAGAACATCGAACCTACACACATACCTGCTAAAAAGAATACTGCCGCTACAAACAATTCGGAGTGCTCGAAGAAATTTCCTATTAAGAAAAAGATGCTTCCGGCAAGCAATCCTGAAACAATGACTTTATGGCGACCAATTTTATCGCCTAATGCACCAAGCGGAAACTGCATAACAATCGCACCGATTGAAAATCCAGCCAAAATAACGGATACATAAGCTACGTCAAAATCTTTTCGTAACGCGTATACCGGGAATAAAGCATTTAAGGACGACTCTAAAAATCCATAAACAAACGGCGGTAAAAAGGCTATCCAGCCGTACTTTATAGCAAGACTATAACGCTTGAAACCCGACTCATTTGCGTCTCCTGCCAACGCTTCCGGTTTTTCGTTTTTCACGAAGAAGATTAAAGACCATGCCAATAAACATAAGGCCGATGAAATAATAAACGGAAAGCTTTCCGAAATTTTAATTAACGGGACAAACAATGGGCCGACAGCAAAGCCTACACCGAAAGATATGCCGTATATGGACATGCTTTTACCAAGTTTATGTGTAGCTGTTGTTGAAGTAATCCAAGTTTGTGTCGAAAAATGCAGTGCATGATCCCCAATACCGATTAACAGACGGAGAACAAACCAAAACATAACACTTTTCCATAATGGAAATAAAAACAGTGACATGAAAACGAGTGCCCCACCTAATAAAATAATAGGTTTATAACCGTATTTACGTAATGGCTGCTCGATAAATGGCGAGATCAATAATGTACCTATGTATAAACCTGTTGCATTCAAACCATTGAGCGTCGAGGATACACCATCCCCTTCAAAAATCACTGAAATTAGAGGTAAAAGCATTCCTTGCGAAAATCCTGAAATTGATACAATAATAACTAAAATAGCAAATCTGCGTTGTTCATAACTCATTTCAATTTTTCTCCCTTAGTTCATACAAATTATCGTATCACAGCTTTTGGGAGAAATAAAAGCAAACTCAAAAACCCTAGCTAACTTTATCTCTAAAAGTTAACTAGGGTTTTAAATATCACTATAATCCATTTCTGCTTTGCGTAAACAGTCGTATCGGCAATTAGCCGTAAATGTTTAAACTTCCTCCTTTTCCTGAGTTTGTCTATACATGTTTTTTCCGACCATCTCCTTCATATTTAAGTATGAATTTACTTTATCATAACACTTCAATAATGTAAATATTCAAAATTAACAGAATGTTAAAATAATTAACAAGTACTATACAATTTCCTATTTTTTAAAGTTAATTTAATAGATTGGTCCGGTATATACTACAAGTTGTTGTTTAACTTTTAGAAAAGGGCGTAGTATAATATTAATAAGTCAATGCAAAAGGAGCATCATAAATTATGAAGCCAATTACAAACAAAGAACAACAAGTAACATATTTAAAAGAACGTCTGGAAATTTTCCTAGAGGTGCTTGATGCAATCGATCCTGAAACGACGGAAATTGAAGATATTGATCGCTTAATTCAAATGATGGATGATTTAGAAGAAAAAATGGACCAATTCCAATCTCGCGAAGAAAAATAGCAAATTCAGCAATGCCTGTACATTAGGTATTGCTTTTTTTGTTCTTTTGACTAGTTCTGCTATTATTCGCTGTTTTTTCTTTTAATCTGACAACATTCATGTAAGCGCTCTTTTTTTTCCACTTTAAAAGAGTTATAATGTAAGATGGATTATTAAGAAGAACATCACATTTATTTCTTTGTGAAAGTTTTGTTCTAACTTATATCAAGCTTTTCACTGATCAAAATACACATATTTTTCTGGGGGGAAAAATAAGATGGCATACTTAGAAACTTTAGAAAAAAGTCTTTATTCTTTAGTAACTGAAACATCTACTAACTTACCAAAAGACGTTCGTCGTGCTATTAAAGCTGCAAAAGAAGCAGAAAATGCTGGTACACGTGCAGCGATGTCTTTAGACACAATCACTACAAATATTGTAATGGCAGAAGATAATGTATCTCCAATTTGTCAAGATACAGGTCTACCAACATTTAAAGTATATACTCCGGTTGGCGTAAACCAAATTGAAATTAAAAAAGCAATCCAAACTGCAATTGCTGCAGCTACAGGTGACGCAAAATTACGTCCAAACTCAGTTGATTCATTAACGGGTAAAAACTCTGGAACAAACATTGGTGCTGGCCTTCCAGTAGTTAAGTTTGAACAGTGGGAAAATGACTATATTA is a genomic window containing:
- a CDS encoding carboxypeptidase, encoding MKNFLFVVITFIISYWAIASFAGLIFPSNDENSATSASSLQAAVTFGGVNYLNVFIYIILAMIITAIVFFSVKSRRSN
- the rlmD gene encoding 23S rRNA (uracil(1939)-C(5))-methyltransferase RlmD — encoded protein: MEVGQKFPLTIKRLGINGEGVGFYKRNVVFVKGAIPGEEVTVKLTKVSPKFAEAEILAIRKASEFRQEAPCPVYSECGGCQLQHMTYDAQLMNKRDIVVQAFEKYAKEIGQTVEIRPTIGMDNPWHYRNKSQFQVRKEGKRVYAGLFAEGTNQLLNINDCLVQHPVTSKITVATRKILQKLNIPIYDGKTLNGLVRTIVVRTGMRSGETQVCLVTTRRELPHKEELIERIKKIDPSIVSITQNVNREKTSLIFGPDTYILDGKDAIHEKLGEFAFDLSTRAFFQLNPEQTVHLYNEIKKAAALTGKENVVDAYCGVGTIGMWLAEGAREVRGMDNVDEAIADAKYNARTNDNLQHVRFFPGSADKWLFRWSKEDYRPDVICVDPPRTGLEPGFIRTVLKIKPKRFVYTSCNPSTLARDLKELSKAYNVEYIQPVDMFPQTAQVECVVKLTLKK
- a CDS encoding VOC family protein, with the protein product MGRIIHFEIHVDDMERAKNFYQAVFEWRFEDYSEYAGMPYFGAITGDDQYPGINGALMQRQGPSPSEGQSVNSAVCTLGVSDYDATEAKILANGGKVALPKYALPGMAWQGYFIDTENNIFGLHQPDSEAK
- a CDS encoding SE1561 family protein; this encodes MKPITNKEQQVTYLKERLEIFLEVLDAIDPETTEIEDIDRLIQMMDDLEEKMDQFQSREEK
- a CDS encoding MFS transporter, with the protein product MSYEQRRFAILVIIVSISGFSQGMLLPLISVIFEGDGVSSTLNGLNATGLYIGTLLISPFIEQPLRKYGYKPIILLGGALVFMSLFLFPLWKSVMFWFVLRLLIGIGDHALHFSTQTWITSTTATHKLGKSMSIYGISFGVGFAVGPLFVPLIKISESFPFIISSALCLLAWSLIFFVKNEKPEALAGDANESGFKRYSLAIKYGWIAFLPPFVYGFLESSLNALFPVYALRKDFDVAYVSVILAGFSIGAIVMQFPLGALGDKIGRHKVIVSGLLAGSIFFLIGNFFEHSELFVAAVFFLAGMCVGSMFSLGITYMTDLTPKELLPTGNLLCGIFFSLGSLTGPLLGGLYLEIFPSNGFLFVISLMLLTVAVMIQFFGKSKKIAI